A window of Oscillospiraceae bacterium contains these coding sequences:
- the ligD gene encoding DNA ligase D yields MPGLDVYRQKRNFERTGEPEGETMVRQEQLSFAVQHHLASRDHYDLRLEHNGVLLSWALPKGPSFDSRDKRLAVKVEDHPLDYKNFEGTIPKGEYGGGTVLLWDEGIWEPRSDVDEGLEKGSLKFDLKGRRLKGGWALVRLKGNADETGDNWLLIKEKDEYTQESDGISEFVTSVRTGRTVTEIETGQDEKNAKNPFDMLEVQLVKLTDKIPSGDNWLFELKYDGYRIVAFIEGNTVRLMTRNGKDYADKFKSIIAPLADLAAGRTMVLDGEMAVLDAAGKTDFQALQNYIRSPAGKALTYIVFDLLALDGRDLRNQPLIERKEKLEILMQDAPSNLHYSRHVRGNGEAGFTAACAAGMEGIVGKKADSIYSGTRNGDWVKCKCERRQEFVIGGYVRTEKKTEGVSSLLLGVYEGDKLVFAGRAGTGLSEADSRRLEKQFEPLKQTESPFESEPKAKADETIFWLQPELAAEIKFAEWTADNQLRQASFKGLRSDKNPKEIRRETADSDTERELSGEEEDMETLDKGEMMIAGVKVTHPDKVIYENPRIPKEEVIRYYERVSERMLPYVAKRILSIVRCPKGIAQTCFYKKHPGSDSKGIIPVPVVTSDGGTEAFFYIADKTGLLYEVQMGTLEFHTWGSRAETMEKPDIMVFDLDPDEGMELAAVRQGVRDVREILSQLSLNTYLKTSGGKGYHVVVPLMPSVSWDVFYDFARRVVEVIEQKWPDRYTGNVRKNRRTGKIFIDWMRNGRGATSVAPYSLRAREGAKVSMPIGWEELDTVAPDGIGMREALTRLETADPWDRFFREQQFLK; encoded by the coding sequence GTGCCGGGACTTGACGTTTATCGGCAAAAACGGAATTTTGAACGGACCGGAGAGCCGGAGGGTGAAACAATGGTGCGGCAGGAACAGCTCTCGTTCGCCGTTCAGCATCATCTGGCCAGCCGGGATCATTATGACCTGCGGCTTGAACACAACGGGGTATTGCTGAGCTGGGCGCTGCCGAAAGGACCGTCTTTTGACAGCCGGGACAAACGGCTGGCCGTGAAGGTAGAGGATCACCCACTCGATTATAAAAATTTTGAGGGCACGATTCCAAAAGGTGAATACGGCGGAGGCACGGTTTTGCTTTGGGACGAGGGGATTTGGGAACCCCGGAGTGATGTTGATGAGGGATTGGAAAAAGGGTCGTTGAAATTTGACCTGAAAGGCCGGCGGCTCAAAGGCGGATGGGCATTGGTGCGGCTGAAAGGCAATGCAGACGAGACCGGCGACAACTGGCTTCTGATCAAGGAAAAGGATGAATATACGCAAGAGAGCGACGGAATTTCGGAATTTGTCACAAGTGTGAGAACCGGGCGTACTGTGACCGAGATCGAGACGGGGCAGGACGAAAAGAACGCGAAAAACCCTTTTGACATGCTCGAAGTGCAGCTTGTGAAACTCACGGACAAAATTCCGTCGGGAGACAACTGGCTTTTTGAACTGAAATATGACGGCTACCGGATTGTCGCGTTTATTGAAGGCAACACCGTGCGGCTGATGACCCGCAACGGGAAAGATTATGCCGACAAATTTAAAAGTATCATTGCGCCGCTGGCTGACCTTGCGGCAGGCAGGACGATGGTGTTGGACGGTGAGATGGCGGTGCTCGATGCGGCGGGCAAAACCGATTTTCAGGCGTTGCAGAATTATATCAGAAGCCCCGCAGGCAAGGCGCTGACCTATATTGTCTTTGATTTGCTTGCTTTAGACGGCAGAGATTTACGAAACCAGCCCTTGATTGAGCGAAAAGAAAAATTGGAAATATTGATGCAGGATGCCCCAAGCAATTTGCATTACAGCCGACACGTCAGGGGCAACGGCGAAGCGGGATTTACCGCGGCTTGCGCGGCGGGTATGGAGGGAATCGTCGGTAAGAAGGCCGATTCGATTTACAGCGGAACCCGGAACGGCGACTGGGTCAAATGCAAGTGCGAGCGGCGGCAGGAATTCGTGATCGGCGGTTATGTGCGCACCGAAAAGAAAACCGAGGGCGTTAGTTCGCTGCTGCTGGGCGTGTATGAAGGCGATAAACTGGTTTTTGCAGGGCGGGCCGGAACAGGATTGAGTGAGGCGGATTCCCGGCGGCTTGAAAAACAGTTTGAACCGTTAAAGCAAACCGAATCGCCGTTTGAAAGTGAACCTAAGGCTAAGGCGGACGAGACGATTTTTTGGCTCCAACCCGAGCTCGCCGCTGAGATCAAATTTGCCGAATGGACGGCGGACAATCAACTTCGTCAGGCGAGTTTCAAAGGGCTGCGGTCGGATAAAAACCCGAAAGAGATCCGCAGAGAGACGGCAGATAGTGATACAGAACGAGAACTGTCCGGAGAAGAGGAAGACATGGAGACACTGGATAAAGGCGAAATGATGATTGCGGGGGTGAAAGTCACCCATCCCGATAAGGTGATTTATGAAAACCCGAGAATCCCCAAAGAAGAAGTGATTCGATATTACGAGCGGGTCTCGGAACGCATGCTGCCGTATGTTGCAAAACGGATTTTGAGCATCGTGCGCTGCCCCAAAGGGATTGCGCAGACCTGCTTTTACAAAAAGCACCCCGGCTCCGACAGCAAAGGAATTATCCCGGTACCCGTTGTGACAAGCGACGGAGGCACCGAGGCGTTTTTTTATATTGCGGATAAAACCGGGCTTCTCTATGAGGTGCAGATGGGCACGCTGGAGTTTCACACCTGGGGCAGCCGCGCAGAGACGATGGAAAAGCCCGACATCATGGTATTCGATCTTGACCCCGACGAGGGTATGGAACTTGCGGCGGTGCGGCAGGGCGTTCGGGATGTACGTGAGATCCTATCGCAGCTGTCGCTGAATACCTACCTGAAGACCAGCGGCGGCAAGGGGTATCATGTGGTTGTGCCGCTGATGCCGTCAGTTTCGTGGGATGTGTTTTATGATTTCGCAAGGCGTGTGGTCGAAGTGATAGAGCAGAAATGGCCTGACCGCTATACGGGCAATGTGCGCAAGAACCGACGAACCGGCAAAATTTTTATCGACTGGATGCGAAACGGCAGGGGTGCGACAAGCGTGGCCCCGTATTCGCTGCGGGCGCGTGAAGGGGCAAAGGTCTCGATGCCCATCGGTTGGGAGGAACTCGACACGGTTGCACCGGACGGCATTGGAATGAGGGAGGCGCTTACACGGCTTGAAACCGCCGATCCCTGGGACAGGTTTTTTAGGGAACAACAGTTTTTGAAATAG